The genome window AGAGGTGATGGGCAGTTGCTTCTCTGTTTGAAGACGAAGGTTTGGCTTGTCCATTGAACAGCTCGGTATACCCCATCCGACCTTAGTGGAAGAACAAACAGCCAAACAAGCAACCAAGAGATGCTCACTATAGAAACCGATGCGAACAACAAGCACGAAGAAGATGACGAGAAGAACTCGGTACTTACAGAAGGATCATGAACAACTTGAGGTGGACTTAAATGCTTCGTTTGCAATGAGGCACTCCAATCTGCTCTTCCTGGATAAGGTTGAATCCGGCTGGCCTGGAAACCATCTCTGGAACTTGCCCTTGTGTTCTGCAGCATTGGAAGCTTCAAGTCCGGGTCCAAAGCATCCCTCGGCTGGGAAGGAAGTCTGTATTGCTTCACGGAGTCGTCGTCTCTATCGAAGAAGAACGATGCTGCTGCAGGCCTGTTCTTTGTTGATTTAGAGAAAGATGGAAGGGTATCAGATCGGTACAAGTAAAGATGAGGGAAGCTCATCGATTGCTCAGAAGCAAAGAAGACGGCAGGCGATGATCCAACACAGCTTGAAACACAACTGGGCAAAGTAGGGGGCATGAGACCATGGCTTGACGAATCCATTTCCTCCTCGAAGGaggcggaggtggaggaggaaaCCAATGATACAGAAGACCAAGGATTCCTTGGCGCAGGAAAACAGCCCAAGGAAGTGTTCCTCTGGTAAGAAGGGTTGGAAGCCTCGAACGTAGCGTTTCTGAACGATCCATGACTGAATTCAGGGAGATCATTCGTCTGAAGATCCATTGAAGCAATGTGAAATATCTGTAGATCAACAGATCTGGGTGGAGAAACTACAAGAACAATCAAATGCCAAGCAACGTCAAGACTGCCTTGATATATCACCAGAATCTAAAGAGGCATCAAAAAAGCCTACAAAATAGAGAAAAAGAAGGCAAGCCGCCGACGTTATTCTAAAGATTCAAAGGTCCCTATTTGCAGGGTTAATGTCCCTCATATTCCACAAGGCTTCAAGAACAAGATGAGAATAACACGCATAAGCTTGCGCCAGCTTATTCCTCAGATGATCACTAAAGCACCAACCAGATCAATAAGCTCTTCACCAAAGAAAAGACCAAGTAACAAAGGAACCACAAGTATTCTTGATGAGTCGCCATTAACATGGTCTGGAAAAAGAGAGTTGGTCTTAACGGAGTAAGCCTCTCCTAGTGAACCAAATGAGCGAGGGATAAaagacgaagaagaggaagaaaaaggatcACAATTGTCCCAAAGCATGAGAACAAATCCCTTTGGAGTTATCAACCTATGAAGAGGTGCTGCAAGTGCACCTTTCATGCATCCAAATGACACTCGTGCCTTCTCTTTGTGATAAACGACAAAGGCATGAGActgaggaggaaggagaaaggaAAAAATTCTCATATGCATCCATACAAAATAATGAAACATTAAATTTCTCTCTCTAAACTCATAAATATTATACATGCGTTTCTTTTTCAAATTTAAAGCTATTTTTAAGAAAAGTCAATAATAAACAATATCAGTATTTCTTTTCTTCATACATTTCGGATCAGATTCAGATTAGGTTTTCAGTGGTAACCTCCCTTCGAAGCTGTGGGATCTGATGCCTCTCATGTTGATTCATGCTTGTGGATAAGCATGATGGACCAACCACGGCACGGTTCTCGTTCCTACGTGGGGATCCATGCACTATAGAACTGCACGTCGCTGATGTATATTTCTAGCCAGCTAATAAACATGTACGTATATATTGAATGCAGTACAACTCAGAAAGGCCAAGTTCATCTTCAGTGATCTGAACGATCTTCCATTTGTGGCTCTTTCAACTGGAAACATCAGATAATGGACTTCCAAACCACACAAGTGCGAGTTGCTGAGGTTTGGTATCTGAAACAAGAGTCATCTTGTAGGCCTCCCTTGTCTAAAAGGTTATGCAGATGCCAGAGCTTTCTGA of Musa acuminata AAA Group cultivar baxijiao chromosome BXJ1-7, Cavendish_Baxijiao_AAA, whole genome shotgun sequence contains these proteins:
- the LOC135678382 gene encoding myb family transcription factor RLI1-like codes for the protein MDLQTNDLPEFSHGSFRNATFEASNPSYQRNTSLGCFPAPRNPWSSVSLVSSSTSASFEEEMDSSSHGLMPPTLPSCVSSCVGSSPAVFFASEQSMSFPHLYLYRSDTLPSFSKSTKNRPAAASFFFDRDDDSVKQYRLPSQPRDALDPDLKLPMLQNTRASSRDGFQASRIQPYPGRADWSASLQTKHLSPPQVVHDPSVGWGIPSCSMDKPNLRLQTEKQLPITSASVSSATAISNKTRIRWTQDLHERFVECVNRLGGAEKATPKGILKLMNSDGLTIYHVKSHLQKYRIAKHIPESTEGKFERRAAAVSVTELDPKIGMQISEALRLQLDVQMRLHEQLEIQKNLQLRIEAQSRKLQQMFEEQVRTTKGPAELENLGDLFSGSPAASLEDAQLWCAPDGPQSADFPLQKC